In Nocardia sp. NBC_00403, one DNA window encodes the following:
- a CDS encoding lipid-transfer protein has translation MANKVYVVGVGMTKFEKPGRRKNEDGSDWDYPDMARESGTKALADAGIAYDLVEQAYVGYVYGESTSGQRAVYELGMTGIPVVNVNNNCSTGSTALYLAAQAIRGGLAECTLALGFEKMQPGSLGSIWDDREQPMAKHIMALAEISEVLFPVAPWMFGAAGREHMKQFGTTAEHFAKIGYKNHKHSVNNPYSQFQDAYSLDDILASRMIYDPLTKLQCSPTSDGSGAVILASEDFVNTHDLAAQAVEIVGQAMTTDFASTFDDSAKNLIGYDMNVRAARKVYEQAGLGAEDFQVIELHDCFSANELLLYEALGLCGEGAAGQLIDDNQTTYGGKWVVNPSGGLISKGHPLGATGLAQCSELTWQLRGTADKRQVDNVTAALQHNIGLGGAAVVTAYQRADR, from the coding sequence ATGGCGAACAAGGTCTACGTCGTCGGCGTCGGCATGACGAAGTTCGAGAAGCCGGGCCGCCGCAAGAACGAAGACGGCAGCGATTGGGACTACCCGGATATGGCTCGGGAGTCGGGGACCAAGGCGCTCGCCGATGCCGGAATCGCCTACGACCTCGTGGAGCAGGCCTACGTCGGCTACGTCTACGGCGAATCGACCTCGGGGCAGCGCGCGGTCTACGAACTGGGCATGACCGGCATTCCCGTCGTCAATGTCAACAACAACTGCTCGACCGGCTCGACCGCGCTCTACCTTGCGGCACAGGCGATTCGGGGCGGTCTCGCCGAGTGCACGCTGGCACTAGGTTTCGAGAAAATGCAGCCGGGCTCGCTCGGCTCCATCTGGGACGACCGCGAGCAGCCGATGGCCAAGCACATCATGGCGCTCGCCGAGATCTCCGAGGTGCTTTTCCCGGTGGCGCCGTGGATGTTCGGCGCCGCGGGCCGCGAACACATGAAGCAATTCGGCACCACCGCCGAGCATTTCGCGAAGATCGGCTACAAGAACCACAAGCACTCGGTGAACAACCCGTATTCGCAGTTCCAGGACGCATATTCACTCGACGACATCCTCGCCTCCCGAATGATCTACGACCCGCTCACCAAACTGCAGTGCTCACCGACCTCGGACGGCTCCGGCGCGGTGATCCTGGCGAGCGAGGACTTCGTGAACACCCACGACCTCGCCGCGCAGGCGGTGGAGATCGTCGGGCAGGCCATGACCACCGACTTCGCCTCGACCTTCGACGACTCCGCCAAGAACCTGATCGGCTACGACATGAATGTCCGAGCCGCACGCAAGGTTTACGAGCAGGCGGGCCTCGGCGCGGAGGACTTCCAGGTCATCGAGCTGCACGACTGCTTCTCCGCCAACGAACTGCTGCTCTACGAAGCCCTCGGGCTCTGCGGCGAGGGTGCGGCCGGACAGCTCATCGACGACAACCAGACCACCTACGGCGGCAAATGGGTCGTGAACCCCTCGGGTGGCCTGATCTCCAAGGGACACCCCTTGGGTGCGACGGGTTTGGCGCAGTGCTCCGAACTCACCTGGCAGCTGCGCGGCACCGCGGACAAGCGACAGGTCGACAACGTCACCGCCGCCCTCCAGCACAACATCGGCCTCGGCGGCGCCGCGGTCGTCACCGCCTACCAGCGGGCCGACCGCTGA